The Strigops habroptila isolate Jane chromosome 20, bStrHab1.2.pri, whole genome shotgun sequence genome segment CAGAGCTTCCCGGCTGGCTGGAggtcctgctgcttcccagccaccATGGGCAACGTTCCCTGTTGCCTCCTGCAGGATACGTCAGTTCTTGTGCCAGTTGGTTCCCCAGGGAGCAGATTTGGGTTGGTTcctgtgtgctcagctctgttAAAGCTCCTTCCCAATAGTCAACATTCCCTGATGTCTCTGGGGGTGTGCTCGTGTGTCATGGAGCAGCCTGGAGGGGGGGGGAGCAGGCTTTAGTTTGAAGGGAagtggtgggagcaggaggatgcccaggaggagggggaaaggtgGATGGATGAagccctcagtggggaaggagctggtgctTCCATGGCTCTGCTGTTCTCTGTCCTTGGCCACGTTCCCTTTGTGCACAGCACATCGTGGAGCAGCCTCCAGGGCTCCCAGGCCTGTCCCTGTGGGAACCTCTGGCTGCTGACAGGAATCCCTGTTGTTCCTCGGGAGCGTAACAGGATTTGTGATGGCTGCTGGGGTGGAAGCACGGCCCAGCGGGACCCAGCCCTTCCCATGGGAAtgagctgctcctgcacacTGGAACCCATCCTGCTGCTCCGGCTGCGGCTTCTCCATGAGGTTGGTGGTTGTTAACGCCGGGATGGTCGTTACAACCTCAACAGTGGTTGAACCCTAAAGCGGCACCAGcatccacagctcctgctcccgGCCTGGAGCTCCAGCCGCTCCCTGGGGATGCAGGAGCGATGCCTTTGCTTCCCCTCGCTCCATGCCCATCCCTGTCCCTCTCACACAAGTAAGGAATGGCTCATTAGCTCCCTGGTGCAGGAATTGCGGCCTCCCAGCGCTGGCTGCAGGCAAATATTGATCGCGATGGGCTGCGTCGCCATGGAAACACGGCAGCTGCCGGCGAGGATGGATCCTGCCTGTGGATCCACAGGAACCCCCCGTGCGTCCTGGCATGGCCCCGCTGGGGTCAGTGTGGCACCAGGACGGGATGGGATGTTCTCTGCCCCTGTTCctgtgggatggggcaggggttgggggcTGTGCgaaccccccccccagcccagggCCAGCGCTGACCTTGGGTGTGCGACCAGGACACTGTGTGACAGCGGAGGGGACTCCTCTAGAGCGTGTTCAATGGGAGACCCGGATGGTTCCCAGGATGGCGGCgggaggaggatggggatggaggaggatgCGGATGCTCCTGCTCCCCCAATAGGGCCCCAAGCATCGCTGCCgggggtgctgctgccctggggggggggttgttCAGGGCTGCGGGAGCGGTGCGGGGCTGGCAGTTGCCATGGAAACCGCTGGGTCAGAGGCAGCGGGAAGCGGCGGGTGGCGCCATCGCTCACCGCAATGAGCCGTGAGAGCGGCGCCGGGGGCTGCTGGGaccccccttccctccctcccttcctccttccctcgAACCCGGCCTCGGCCACAGGCTCCGCTTCACCCTCCGGGGTCACCCGCggcccttgtgctgctgccgAATGGTgccgaccccccccccccccgcatcccACCGAGCCATTCACTGGGCAGGCGCAGCCCCCGCTGCCCCCCACCGCAGCCGCTGATCCTCCCGCTAATCCCGGGGTGGCTTTTCCAGCACCGAGTCGGGGTTATGCTGGATAATCCATATGTTTGCAAGGCGGAGGCTTTGGGATATCCACTGTTAATCCAATTGGCAGTGGCAGTTTGGTGCCATGGGCCCATTGCCGGGTGTCGGGGGGGACACGGGCGGCCCATGCGGGGCCCGGCGCGGTGCCGGATCCCGCGTTGTCACAGCAACGCGGTGGGAAACTGCAGCGGCAGCAACACGAGGGGGGTCTGGACTGACGTGGTAgcgccccccccccagctccccggGGTGCGATGGGGACCCGCAGCCCCTTCCTTGCCTCGGGTGGTCACATCACGCTGTGTTTGCCTCATGGTCAATGGGTTGAGGAGCCTGGGGAGGGGCTTTAACCTGGCCCATGGAGGGGGGGAGAAGGATCCTGAGCCCATTTCGGGCATGGAGGAGCCCCAGGCGGCCGCTTCTCCTTGGGAACCGGGGGCTCACACGGTGTGTTAGCAGCATCCTCCCCCCCAACAGCCCCCCCATGGCGAAGGAGCCCAGCGGGGGAACATCCAcgtgtttatttgcttttcaaaccACAGCAGTTCCAGCCATTGCCCAACAGACGCGTTCACAGCCCCGGAACCCCCCCGGCCCCCCAAAAAACCTCGgtccccagcccagggctgctgctgctcctggggccAGAGCTCAGCCCCGGCtccccccgcgcccgccccaTGGCCCACCCTCACCATCAGCCCATGCACTATTTACAGCCTCCATGTGCCcagagccccagccctgggcacccCCTGTCCCCCCTCGTCCTCCCCAACACTGCCCAGTGGCGCCGGATGTGGGGCTGCAGGACCCCAGCATCCACAAACCCCGCGCGAGCCAGGGCCCGTTGCCCCACGGCAGCCCCAAACCCCAGGACCCCTCGATCCAGCCCCCCCCAAAGCCCTTCAGCACCATTTGCTCCCTCCCATCCCCCCCCAGAAATACACTTTCAGAGCTGGAATAAATTACGAACCCCTCCGAAACGTCAGCACCATgttagagagaaaaagaaagtccAAAGTGCTCAGAGCTGTCCAAGCCTGGGGGGGGCAGAGCCCCCTGAGCCTCCCCAGCGCCCGGGTGGGAGCAGGATCCCACACTGGGGGGGGTCTCACGCACATCCCGGCTGGCTCAGGGCCTGGTGTGACCATGCTCGGCCGCATCCTTGTGCTGCTCCATCACCCCAAGGCCACAGAGCTCCCTTCTTgatgcccccccccccctccagcagggagctgggggagccCTGGGGAAGGCAATGGGGGGGCTCAGTCCTTAAACCTGCGGCCGGCTTGCATTTTCTTGTAGTAGTGGTCCACCTCGCTGTCCCCCTGCGCATCCCGCTCCGCCGGCTTCCTCCGCAGCGTGGACTCGCGGCTGGCTGTGCCCGGCAGCCCCTCGGCCGCCGTGTCCCCCCGCTCGCCCCCGGCGATGGCGGCCAGGCTGCCATAGCGCGGCTCGTCCTGCTCCATGTCGCTGATGGAGGAGCCCGGCGAGATGCCGGCGCTCTTGGCCGGGTGGAAGCCGCGGAACTCCTTCCCCATCTCGCCCAGCTCATAGGCATCCGGCCCCTCCGGCCCCTTCGGCCCTGACTTCCACTCCCAGGGCCCGTTGCCGGCGGAGAGGTGGACAACAGGGTGATGGGGGGCATGGGCGTCGATGGTGATGATGCTGGAGCTGTCCCGCTCCGAGGGCGAGCGGTACTGCGAGGAGTCGGAGCTGGTGGAGGACGACGACGTCTCCGAGTGCTTGGGGGTGACGGAGACCATGCTCTGCTGCTTGGACATGGCGATGACCTGCATGAGGCGCGGCGGGTTGGCCACGCGCTGCGCACCCCCTTTCTCGGCCACCATCACCCACTTGGCCCGTGCAGCCGCGCCGCTGCCGGCCGGGACACCAGCACCCGCCTGGGTCTCCTCGGGGATGTGCACGAGCTGCGAGGTGCCCGCGCGGGGCTGGATGAGGACACGGGGCCCCACGGCCGCCCGCTCGGCCGCGCGCGCCTGCACCGTGGGGTACAGCGACGGGGGCACATCCTCGCCAGCGTCCCCTGCACCCCGGCCCTGCGCCGCCTCCTCCGCCAGCGTCATGCTCCGGCCCTCCAGCGACTTCTGCTTCCACTCGGTGATGAGCTGCTTGGAGCGGGAGGCGTCCACGGGGACGTGGATGGTCATGTGGCGCCGCGCGGGGTCATCCATGGACGGGGTGTTGACGCGGGGCAGGGTGTTGCTGAAGGTCACCATGTTCTCCTTGCCCATGGGGCTGCGGGGGGCCAGCAGGTCCACGTCCACACTGGCCCGCTTCAGGCTACCCAGGGAGTTCTTCTCCCGCGGCACCGGCCGAGCCGCCTCCTCCAGCCGCGTCTGCGGGTTCAGCTCGTCGGTGCTCACCGACTTGTTCTGGTGGTACACGGAGTCGTGGCCCCGCTGCGTCAGCGCCCGCAGCGCATCCTTGGCCGGCGCCGGCACCGGGACCCTCTCGGTCGGGGCGCGGAAGTTGCCGACAGCGTGGTATGCCTGCGGGAGCGGGAACGCGGCGTCAGCACAGCCCCGGGGCCACGGCCGCGCCGAGCATCCTGCCCGTGCAGCACCCACCAGGTAGGCAGCGATGCCGGAGCCGATGAGGAAGCCCACGTAGACGTCAGCGGGGTGGCTGCGGTACTGGGTGATCTGAGTCAGGCCACAGATGCCGGCGGCGATGGCGAAGGCAAAGACCAGGATGGGCTTGAGGAGTTTGGTGCTGTCCGAGATGATGGAATTGAAATACATCTGGATAACGGCAGGAAGAGGCCGTTATTTGCGGCTCACGGCACCGGcacctgctgcagcatccccgC includes the following:
- the PLPPR3 gene encoding phospholipid phosphatase-related protein type 3 isoform X1, whose protein sequence is MIPAKEKARAPKDSMTLLPCFYFVELPIVASSIVTLYFLELTDLFKPAKVGFQCYDRTLSMPYVETNEELIPLLMLLSLAFAAPAASVRPGGIMVGEGIVYCLQSRLKGRAGAEGSINAGGCNFNSFLRRTVRFVGVHVFGLCATALVTDVIQLATGYHAPFFLTVCKPNYTLLGTPCDANPYITQDICSGTDKHAILSARKTFPSQHATLSAFAAVYVSMYFNSIISDSTKLLKPILVFAFAIAAGICGLTQITQYRSHPADVYVGFLIGSGIAAYLAYHAVGNFRAPTERVPVPAPAKDALRALTQRGHDSVYHQNKSVSTDELNPQTRLEEAARPVPREKNSLGSLKRASVDVDLLAPRSPMGKENMVTFSNTLPRVNTPSMDDPARRHMTIHVPVDASRSKQLITEWKQKSLEGRSMTLAEEAAQGRGAGDAGEDVPPSLYPTVQARAAERAAVGPRVLIQPRAGTSQLVHIPEETQAGAGVPAGSGAAARAKWVMVAEKGGAQRVANPPRLMQVIAMSKQQSMVSVTPKHSETSSSSTSSDSSQYRSPSERDSSSIITIDAHAPHHPVVHLSAGNGPWEWKSGPKGPEGPDAYELGEMGKEFRGFHPAKSAGISPGSSISDMEQDEPRYGSLAAIAGGERGDTAAEGLPGTASRESTLRRKPAERDAQGDSEVDHYYKKMQAGRRFKD
- the PLPPR3 gene encoding phospholipid phosphatase-related protein type 3 isoform X2, translating into MIPAKEKARAPKDSMTLLPCFYFVELPIVASSIVTLYFLELTDLFKPAKVGFQCYDRTLSMPYVETNEELIPLLMLLSLAFAAPAASIMVGEGIVYCLQSRLKGRAGAEGSINAGGCNFNSFLRRTVRFVGVHVFGLCATALVTDVIQLATGYHAPFFLTVCKPNYTLLGTPCDANPYITQDICSGTDKHAILSARKTFPSQHATLSAFAAVYVSMYFNSIISDSTKLLKPILVFAFAIAAGICGLTQITQYRSHPADVYVGFLIGSGIAAYLAYHAVGNFRAPTERVPVPAPAKDALRALTQRGHDSVYHQNKSVSTDELNPQTRLEEAARPVPREKNSLGSLKRASVDVDLLAPRSPMGKENMVTFSNTLPRVNTPSMDDPARRHMTIHVPVDASRSKQLITEWKQKSLEGRSMTLAEEAAQGRGAGDAGEDVPPSLYPTVQARAAERAAVGPRVLIQPRAGTSQLVHIPEETQAGAGVPAGSGAAARAKWVMVAEKGGAQRVANPPRLMQVIAMSKQQSMVSVTPKHSETSSSSTSSDSSQYRSPSERDSSSIITIDAHAPHHPVVHLSAGNGPWEWKSGPKGPEGPDAYELGEMGKEFRGFHPAKSAGISPGSSISDMEQDEPRYGSLAAIAGGERGDTAAEGLPGTASRESTLRRKPAERDAQGDSEVDHYYKKMQAGRRFKD